In Paenibacillus guangzhouensis, a single window of DNA contains:
- a CDS encoding carbohydrate ABC transporter permease → MKSKSNFNSTVSDRVFGATNSVIMLVVLVVTLYPFLNVLAISLNDSTDTVKGGIHIWPRVLTLDNYKAIFQFNGIMTGLKISIMRTVAGTLLGLISASMIAFTLSRVDFQGRKFISTFLALTMYFSGGLIPGYMLIRDLGMLNTFAVYILPGLVSAFNVFVVRSFIDGIPYALQESAKLDGANDFMIFARIILPLCKPVLATIALFLAVGQWNSWFDTYLYNGSNENLTTLQFELMKVLQSTTAGNNTDIHSLNMTQMMNRISPDSVKMAITIVVTVPILLVYPFLQNYFVKGMTLGAVKS, encoded by the coding sequence ATGAAAAGTAAAAGCAATTTTAACTCAACGGTGTCAGACCGAGTATTTGGCGCTACCAATAGCGTTATCATGCTCGTCGTCTTGGTCGTTACATTGTACCCTTTCTTGAATGTGCTAGCGATATCGCTCAACGATTCTACGGATACGGTTAAGGGCGGCATCCATATATGGCCCCGCGTGTTAACGTTGGATAATTACAAGGCCATCTTTCAATTCAATGGCATTATGACCGGGTTGAAAATTTCGATAATGAGGACGGTGGCTGGCACGCTACTAGGCTTGATCAGCGCATCGATGATCGCGTTCACGTTAAGTCGCGTCGATTTCCAAGGACGCAAATTCATTTCTACCTTTTTGGCGCTGACAATGTATTTTTCCGGCGGATTAATTCCCGGTTACATGCTCATTCGCGATTTAGGTATGCTGAACACATTTGCGGTTTATATTTTACCGGGTCTTGTTAGCGCATTTAATGTGTTTGTAGTCCGTTCTTTTATAGACGGTATCCCATATGCCCTTCAAGAATCGGCAAAGCTGGACGGGGCCAACGACTTCATGATTTTCGCGCGGATCATTTTGCCGCTCTGTAAGCCGGTGCTCGCGACAATCGCACTGTTTCTAGCCGTTGGGCAGTGGAATTCCTGGTTTGACACGTATTTATACAACGGATCGAACGAGAACCTGACAACGCTGCAGTTCGAGTTGATGAAGGTGCTTCAGAGCACTACAGCTGGCAATAATACGGACATTCACAGTCTCAATATGACACAAATGATGAATCGGATTTCTCCGGATTCAGTCAAAATGGCCATCACCATCGTCGTTACGGTGCCGATACTGCTCGTATATCCGTTCCTGCAAAACTATTTTGTCAAAGGAATGACGCTTGGTGCAGTCAAAAGCTGA
- a CDS encoding ABC transporter permease yields the protein MSAEFAQVTEPRKNSRFWKTMLQQKYLYMMSVPFVIWVFVFSYVPVWSWLMAFQKYRPGKSIFEQKWVGFDNFIELFQDERFYIVLRNTLGMSVMGLIAGFTVPILFAVLLNELRQQLFKRFVQTISYLPHFVSWVVVAGIVTKMLSIDGGIINELLLKLHIVDEPVQFMAKGSWFWSILTASDLWKETGWNAIIYLAAIAGIDPEHYEAAKVDGASRLRQIWHITIPGIRSTIIVLLILSIGHLIGIGFEKQFLLGNNLVKDYSEVLELYALNYGLGMGRFSYGTAISIFNSVISIALLFAANGLFKRITKESVI from the coding sequence ATGTCAGCAGAATTCGCGCAGGTGACAGAACCCCGAAAGAATAGTCGGTTCTGGAAAACCATGCTCCAGCAAAAATATTTGTACATGATGTCGGTTCCTTTTGTCATATGGGTATTCGTATTCAGCTATGTACCGGTATGGAGCTGGCTTATGGCTTTTCAAAAGTACAGACCGGGCAAATCGATTTTCGAGCAAAAATGGGTAGGCTTCGATAATTTTATTGAGCTATTCCAAGATGAACGATTTTATATTGTGTTAAGAAACACGCTAGGCATGAGCGTCATGGGGCTGATCGCCGGGTTTACAGTGCCGATTTTATTCGCTGTATTGCTAAATGAGCTGCGCCAGCAATTGTTCAAACGATTCGTGCAGACAATCTCTTATTTGCCACATTTCGTTTCATGGGTTGTAGTTGCTGGTATTGTCACAAAGATGTTGTCGATCGACGGCGGAATTATCAACGAGCTGCTGTTAAAGCTACATATCGTAGATGAGCCAGTACAGTTCATGGCCAAAGGGAGTTGGTTCTGGTCGATTTTGACGGCATCCGATCTATGGAAAGAAACGGGCTGGAATGCAATCATTTATTTGGCGGCAATTGCAGGCATCGATCCGGAGCATTATGAAGCGGCGAAAGTCGATGGGGCGAGCCGGTTACGGCAAATATGGCATATTACGATTCCGGGTATTCGTTCGACGATCATCGTGCTACTTATTTTGTCAATAGGGCACCTCATTGGCATCGGTTTCGAAAAGCAGTTTTTGCTCGGGAACAATCTCGTCAAAGATTATTCTGAGGTGCTAGAGTTGTATGCGCTGAATTATGGACTTGGAATGGGACGATTTTCGTACGGTACAGCCATCAGCATCTTCAACTCAGTCATCAGTATTGCATTGTTGTTTGCAGCCAACGGCCTGTTTAAGCGGATTACGAAGGAAAGTGTCATCTAG
- a CDS encoding ABC transporter substrate-binding protein has product MKAVKRNVVVLFILLLALSLVMAGCGGKSDANSQVSDEKPTTESNSDNNGKQTNSELKPYKLTMVYPGSVQTDQRKVEEAMNKILQSKINATIELMPIDWGQWDNKANLMIASREKFDIMFTAQWNGHAVNVSKGAFIPLNDDTLDQYGNLLSKYGQGILDTLSPTFLEGAKINGKNYAVPTNKELAAQGGVIYREDIAKELGLDMTRVKTIQDLEPILNTVKEKKPEMVPLFFRNGENFNSHYFLQTDALGDASIPGVILKDQDSTKVVITSDLDRYLETLKISRDFMKKGYINKDAATTSLGTGEALKSGNVFMITASLKPGKDAELANSNGIQGKLKQIEMTAKTVSTGDTAGSMLGISSTSADPARAMMFINLLHTDHELNNLLNFGIEGVHYEKVSTNIIKATNATKNYNPGASWMFGNQFLNYIWENEDPQKWEKFKAFNEGAKKSPGLGFTFNADPVKTEVAALVNVGKEYDPALDTGSVDLDKVLSKYREKLKAAGLEKILAEKQKQLDAFLAAKK; this is encoded by the coding sequence ATGAAAGCGGTAAAGAGGAATGTTGTAGTATTGTTCATACTCTTATTAGCTTTGTCCCTAGTCATGGCAGGGTGCGGGGGCAAAAGTGATGCAAACAGTCAAGTGAGCGACGAAAAACCGACAACTGAGAGCAATTCGGACAATAATGGCAAACAAACAAATTCAGAATTGAAACCTTACAAGTTGACAATGGTCTATCCAGGCAGCGTGCAAACGGATCAAAGGAAAGTCGAAGAAGCTATGAATAAAATTTTGCAATCCAAAATCAACGCCACTATCGAATTGATGCCGATCGATTGGGGGCAATGGGATAATAAAGCAAACCTGATGATCGCATCCCGCGAAAAATTTGACATTATGTTCACCGCTCAATGGAATGGACATGCAGTGAATGTATCGAAGGGCGCGTTTATCCCACTGAACGACGACACTCTGGATCAATACGGGAATTTATTGTCCAAATACGGCCAAGGCATACTCGATACCCTAAGTCCAACCTTCCTGGAAGGGGCGAAAATTAACGGAAAGAACTATGCGGTGCCGACGAATAAAGAACTCGCTGCGCAGGGTGGCGTAATTTATCGCGAGGACATTGCTAAGGAACTTGGACTGGATATGACCCGTGTGAAAACAATCCAGGATCTTGAACCTATTCTGAATACCGTCAAAGAGAAAAAGCCTGAGATGGTCCCGCTGTTTTTCAGAAACGGGGAGAATTTCAACTCCCATTACTTTTTGCAGACCGATGCGCTTGGCGATGCTTCGATCCCCGGCGTTATCTTGAAAGATCAAGACAGCACGAAGGTTGTCATAACAAGCGATCTGGATCGTTATCTAGAAACGTTGAAAATTTCACGCGACTTTATGAAAAAAGGTTATATCAACAAAGACGCAGCCACAACATCGCTCGGGACGGGAGAAGCTTTAAAATCGGGCAACGTGTTTATGATCACCGCTTCCTTGAAGCCGGGCAAAGATGCCGAATTGGCGAACAGCAACGGGATACAAGGCAAGTTGAAGCAAATCGAAATGACGGCCAAAACTGTATCAACAGGAGATACCGCCGGTTCCATGCTCGGGATTTCTTCCACGTCGGCTGATCCGGCTCGTGCCATGATGTTCATTAATTTGCTGCATACAGACCATGAATTGAATAACCTGCTCAACTTCGGGATCGAAGGCGTCCACTATGAGAAGGTGTCAACAAACATTATCAAAGCGACGAATGCTACGAAAAATTACAACCCCGGCGCTTCTTGGATGTTTGGCAACCAGTTTTTGAATTATATCTGGGAGAACGAGGATCCGCAAAAGTGGGAGAAATTCAAAGCGTTCAACGAAGGTGCAAAAAAATCGCCTGGACTTGGCTTCACCTTTAATGCCGATCCTGTAAAAACAGAAGTCGCAGCGCTGGTGAATGTCGGGAAAGAATACGATCCCGCGCTGGATACGGGGTCCGTTGACTTAGATAAAGTACTTTCAAAGTACAGGGAGAAGCTGAAAGCCGCAGGTTTGGAGAAAATATTGGCGGAAAAACAAAAGCAGCTCGACGCTTTTCTTGCAGCCAAAAAATAG
- a CDS encoding carbohydrate ABC transporter permease yields the protein MSKRKPNDISNTANMTINLIFWLYTAACVLPLMLVVAVSFSDETSVLVNGYHFIPETFSLSAYRFLFQDWEQLLRSFGVSVVVTVVGTIISVLIMALYAYPISRGNFPHRRFFSFFMFFTMLFNGGLIPWYLVYTQMLDLKNTLAALIVPLLVSAFFVMILRTFFSNTIPPSLIESAKIDGASEMRIFAQIVIPLSLPVLATVALFQTLNYWNDWFMSLVFITGNNHVNLQFLMYKTMLDIQFLANNTQAAQGINQAGGLVQLPTETVRMAMAVIGIGPIVFAYPFFQRFFVKGLTVGAVKG from the coding sequence GTGAGCAAACGAAAGCCCAATGACATATCGAATACGGCGAATATGACGATCAATCTGATATTTTGGCTGTATACAGCCGCCTGCGTGCTCCCGCTCATGCTGGTGGTCGCCGTATCCTTTTCGGATGAAACATCGGTTTTGGTGAACGGCTATCATTTTATACCCGAAACGTTCAGTCTTTCCGCTTATCGATTTTTGTTTCAGGATTGGGAGCAATTGTTACGGTCGTTCGGGGTTTCCGTTGTCGTAACCGTCGTCGGTACGATCATCAGCGTATTGATTATGGCGCTGTATGCTTATCCAATATCCCGTGGCAATTTCCCGCACCGGCGCTTTTTTTCCTTCTTCATGTTTTTTACGATGCTGTTTAACGGAGGACTAATTCCGTGGTACTTGGTCTATACGCAAATGCTGGATTTGAAGAATACGTTGGCCGCTCTGATCGTTCCATTGTTGGTCTCCGCATTTTTTGTCATGATTTTGCGAACGTTTTTTTCGAATACGATACCGCCTTCCTTGATCGAGTCGGCGAAGATTGACGGAGCGAGCGAGATGAGAATATTCGCGCAAATCGTAATACCGCTTTCTTTGCCTGTCTTGGCGACCGTCGCCTTGTTTCAAACGTTAAACTACTGGAACGACTGGTTCATGAGTTTGGTCTTCATTACCGGCAATAATCATGTGAATTTGCAGTTTTTGATGTATAAAACAATGCTCGACATCCAGTTTCTGGCGAATAATACGCAAGCAGCGCAAGGCATCAATCAAGCTGGGGGACTGGTTCAGCTCCCGACGGAAACGGTCCGCATGGCGATGGCCGTCATCGGTATCGGTCCGATCGTGTTTGCCTACCCTTTTTTCCAGCGATTTTTCGTCAAAGGGTTGACGGTTGGCGCGGTCAAAGGATAA
- a CDS encoding ABC transporter permease: MGDYTSLSATRQAYRSVQSKPAFFKTVRKFWVFYLMMLPAAIVIFINNYVPMLGVVIAFKNINYSKGILSSPWIGFDNFKYLFSTEAAWIITRNTICYNVVFIVFNLVVAVAFAMMFNEMRNRFLSKFHQSAMFLPFFLSMIVVSYLVYAFLGQEHGFLNTVLFPKLGIEPIEWYSEPKYWPFILPVINIWKNIGYYTVIYMAAIIGIDHEYYEAALIDGASKWQQIRTITLPLIVPVMIVMTLLQIGRIFYADFGLFFQVTQNAGALYSSTQVIDTFVYQTFLSVGDIGMSSAAGLFQSVVGFILVLGSNLIVRRISKENALF, translated from the coding sequence ATGGGTGATTATACCAGCTTGTCGGCAACACGGCAAGCCTATCGTTCAGTACAGTCGAAGCCGGCATTTTTCAAGACGGTACGCAAATTTTGGGTGTTTTATTTGATGATGCTGCCGGCCGCCATTGTGATTTTCATCAACAATTATGTTCCGATGCTTGGAGTCGTTATCGCTTTTAAAAATATTAACTACTCCAAAGGAATTCTATCAAGCCCGTGGATCGGCTTCGACAATTTCAAGTATTTATTTTCAACGGAGGCCGCCTGGATCATCACTCGAAATACGATTTGTTACAACGTGGTGTTTATCGTCTTCAATCTCGTTGTGGCCGTTGCTTTTGCCATGATGTTTAATGAGATGCGCAACCGATTTCTTTCAAAGTTTCACCAAAGCGCGATGTTTCTTCCGTTTTTCCTGTCCATGATCGTAGTTAGTTATTTGGTCTATGCTTTCCTTGGACAAGAGCACGGATTTTTGAACACCGTCTTATTCCCTAAATTAGGAATCGAACCGATTGAATGGTACTCGGAACCTAAATATTGGCCGTTTATTCTGCCCGTCATCAACATTTGGAAAAACATCGGATACTATACGGTCATTTATATGGCCGCAATCATCGGAATTGACCACGAATATTACGAAGCCGCTTTAATCGACGGTGCCTCCAAATGGCAGCAAATCAGAACGATTACGCTCCCGTTGATCGTCCCTGTCATGATCGTCATGACTTTGCTCCAAATCGGGAGAATTTTTTATGCCGATTTCGGACTATTTTTCCAGGTTACTCAAAATGCGGGCGCGCTGTATTCTTCAACGCAAGTCATCGATACTTTCGTGTATCAGACATTTTTATCGGTAGGCGACATCGGGATGTCTTCTGCGGCGGGATTGTTTCAATCGGTCGTAGGATTTATTCTCGTTCTCGGCTCGAACCTGATTGTAAGACGCATAAGCAAAGAGAATGCATTATTTTGA
- a CDS encoding response regulator: MYNLLVVDDEKFAVKGITQGIEWSDLQFDHVFEAYSTEEAKRVLFSHKIDVMISDIEMPDANGLKLLEWVKEHSPFTETIFLTGHAKFDYAQKAIQLGSFNYLIKPLDHDHLKEIVQKAVHKIQADQELHDFNKTYEKYYDIWIKQLPTLVERFWQEVISGKIPSRQERLQAGFQIYGIPMDAQSQVIPVLISVEQWREDLSARDEEIMEYALRKAGAEMILQSDPGCVIPDQNGINLVLFYVRDYAPVWQDLNRRCTEYIQACNRFFYCDLSCYIGELTPVTDIGRALGSLIGMERNNVTKTNSVMNLQTCVELKGGLPSFPLISDWFLLYELGKLDELLDRIDESTERMQVSGVSSESLEALYFGLIHMVYYVAHKKGLSIQNMFPHNELQDLAVATRSLKQLRNWSARIVTVGIEYMNRHHHEVSVVISRVRKFIEEHLHEELKREDIAASVYLNPAYLSRLFKKETGLSISDYILGVRMDKAKKLLVESGVKVSNVAELTGYGHFSHFAKMFKRVIGISPQEYRKKFQINKSP; this comes from the coding sequence ATGTATAACTTGCTTGTTGTTGATGATGAGAAATTTGCAGTAAAAGGCATCACACAGGGAATCGAGTGGTCCGACCTGCAATTTGACCATGTTTTTGAGGCTTATAGTACCGAGGAGGCCAAGCGGGTCTTGTTTTCGCACAAGATTGACGTGATGATTTCGGACATCGAGATGCCTGACGCTAACGGTTTAAAGCTGCTGGAGTGGGTCAAGGAGCACTCGCCTTTCACGGAGACGATTTTTTTAACGGGACACGCCAAATTCGATTATGCGCAAAAAGCGATTCAATTGGGTAGCTTTAATTATTTGATAAAGCCACTCGATCATGATCATCTCAAAGAGATTGTCCAAAAAGCGGTACATAAAATTCAAGCCGATCAAGAGTTGCACGATTTCAACAAAACCTATGAAAAATATTACGATATTTGGATCAAACAACTGCCGACTCTCGTGGAACGCTTTTGGCAGGAAGTGATCAGCGGTAAAATCCCTTCGCGGCAAGAAAGATTGCAGGCTGGATTTCAAATTTACGGAATTCCGATGGATGCGCAGAGTCAGGTTATTCCCGTGTTGATCAGCGTGGAACAATGGAGGGAAGATCTGAGCGCAAGAGATGAAGAAATCATGGAATATGCATTGCGCAAGGCGGGCGCGGAAATGATTCTCCAAAGCGATCCCGGCTGTGTCATTCCGGATCAAAACGGTATCAATCTGGTGCTTTTTTATGTTCGTGATTACGCTCCAGTATGGCAGGATTTGAACAGGAGATGCACAGAGTACATTCAGGCTTGCAATCGTTTTTTTTATTGCGATTTGTCGTGTTATATCGGAGAATTGACCCCTGTTACCGACATTGGCCGGGCTTTGGGAAGTCTGATCGGCATGGAACGTAATAATGTAACGAAAACCAATAGCGTGATGAATTTGCAAACGTGCGTGGAACTTAAAGGGGGCTTGCCATCTTTTCCATTAATATCCGATTGGTTCTTGCTGTACGAGCTTGGAAAACTGGATGAATTGCTGGACCGGATCGACGAAAGCACAGAGCGGATGCAAGTAAGCGGCGTAAGCTCGGAATCGCTGGAGGCTCTATATTTCGGGCTGATCCACATGGTTTATTATGTAGCGCATAAAAAGGGCTTGTCGATTCAGAACATGTTCCCTCATAACGAGCTGCAAGATTTAGCTGTGGCGACACGTTCGCTGAAACAGCTTCGCAATTGGTCTGCGCGGATCGTAACGGTTGGGATCGAGTATATGAACAGGCACCATCATGAGGTATCGGTTGTGATCTCCAGAGTCCGGAAATTTATCGAGGAGCATCTGCATGAGGAGCTGAAAAGGGAGGATATTGCCGCTTCCGTTTATTTGAATCCCGCGTATTTGTCCCGCCTGTTCAAGAAAGAAACGGGGCTTTCCATCTCCGATTACATATTAGGCGTCAGAATGGACAAAGCCAAAAAACTTCTCGTGGAATCAGGCGTGAAAGTCAGCAATGTGGCCGAATTAACAGGATACGGCCATTTTTCGCATTTCGCCAAAATGTTCAAAAGGGTGATCGGCATTTCGCCACAGGAATACCGGAAAAAATTCCAGATCAACAAGTCACCATAG
- a CDS encoding sensor histidine kinase, which produces MEDYVLAKQKLYNKFMTDIGYYSMINTLFVYSKPGDDLLIVTQENGRYLERYQMVKNYISQNLDQMPLRKFGWQFVRLNDNYFLVQMKDLGSEMYAGCLIDVNSLAIPLSTWDVGEGGGTIILADGQLPLTQKFLPQPTYVGIKNQLKHVNHLYQNIRDDTNHKEYLVVGESSQVANIHYLVVVAEKNILRNLPYLEKTINFLPFGVVLVLALYLAYLQKIFIKPMTHLLHGMRKIGRGQFDVRLNEKHSVEFSFLISNFNDMVKQIEYLKISIYEEKIRVQQAEFRHLQVQINPHFYMNCLNIIYNLAAHKDYKSVKKMALHLADYFRNLIRTDRNSIMLAEEIEHIRNYLEIQVMRYPDSMTFIIEFDPLYQDYQLPPLILQPFVENAVIHGYQQGSERFYISINILADPDDPQHYFIVVISDNGKGFSPTMLQQLNSGHYAEQTGNGHLGIWNVLRRLRMNYSTAKIHFSNGEQTGANIRIHFPLQRQFVHGDGSNV; this is translated from the coding sequence ATGGAAGACTATGTTTTGGCGAAACAAAAACTGTACAACAAATTTATGACAGACATCGGCTACTACAGCATGATCAATACACTTTTCGTGTACTCCAAACCGGGCGACGACCTGCTGATCGTAACTCAGGAAAATGGTCGTTATCTTGAAAGGTATCAGATGGTTAAAAATTATATTTCCCAAAACTTGGATCAAATGCCGCTTCGAAAATTCGGTTGGCAGTTTGTTCGATTGAATGATAATTATTTTCTGGTGCAGATGAAGGATTTGGGCTCGGAAATGTATGCTGGCTGCCTGATTGACGTAAACAGTTTGGCGATACCGCTTAGCACATGGGACGTAGGGGAAGGTGGGGGGACAATCATCCTTGCTGACGGCCAATTGCCGCTCACGCAAAAATTTTTGCCCCAGCCAACCTATGTTGGGATTAAAAATCAATTGAAGCATGTCAATCATCTATATCAAAACATACGAGACGATACCAATCATAAGGAATATCTAGTCGTGGGCGAATCCTCGCAGGTTGCGAATATTCATTATCTTGTCGTTGTTGCCGAGAAGAACATCTTGCGGAATTTGCCTTATTTGGAGAAGACAATCAACTTTCTGCCGTTTGGTGTCGTTTTGGTTCTAGCGCTGTATCTTGCTTACCTTCAAAAGATTTTCATCAAGCCGATGACGCATCTTCTTCACGGAATGAGAAAAATCGGGCGAGGCCAATTCGATGTCAGGCTAAATGAAAAACATTCGGTCGAATTCTCGTTTCTGATCTCCAATTTTAACGACATGGTCAAACAAATCGAGTATTTGAAGATCTCCATTTATGAGGAGAAAATCAGGGTTCAACAAGCAGAATTCAGACATCTACAGGTACAAATCAATCCTCATTTTTACATGAACTGTTTGAATATCATTTATAATTTGGCAGCCCATAAGGATTACAAATCCGTGAAAAAGATGGCGCTGCATTTGGCAGATTACTTTCGCAACCTTATTCGCACGGACCGCAATTCCATCATGCTAGCAGAAGAAATCGAGCATATAAGAAATTATTTGGAGATCCAAGTTATGCGTTATCCCGACAGCATGACTTTTATCATTGAGTTCGATCCGCTTTATCAGGATTATCAGTTGCCTCCATTGATCCTTCAGCCCTTTGTGGAAAACGCTGTAATTCATGGGTATCAACAAGGTTCCGAACGCTTTTACATCAGCATTAATATTTTGGCCGACCCAGACGATCCGCAACATTATTTTATCGTCGTGATTTCCGACAACGGGAAAGGTTTTTCGCCGACGATGTTGCAGCAGTTGAATTCCGGACACTATGCGGAGCAAACAGGTAATGGTCATTTGGGTATTTGGAACGTGCTTCGCCGACTTCGAATGAACTACAGCACGGCCAAGATTCATTTTTCAAACGGTGAACAAACAGGGGCGAATATTCGCATACATTTCCCTCTGCAACGTCAATTCGTACATGGAGATGGTTCAAATGTATAA
- a CDS encoding glycoside hydrolase family 9 protein yields MRKRFPKILLSLSLTFGAISSLAPLTMKASEAQWVGMTVKVDQIGYLLHADKVAFVTDTTATDQFHLISLDSNKKVFSGKLSAAISDANSGDNVRTADFSSFKEPGTYVLQIEGGGVSYPFRIGDDVYRSSMIQAIRSYTLGRSGIAIRDGLTGLAHEAGHTQDKQAMMFFADEFHKKGDTVDVSGGWYDAGDYGKYIPTATVSTAQLLLAYEFAPSKFYKGQLMLPEGTSNNSKLPDILAETKFELEWMKKMQRGDGAVYFKVAGMRWPGFVKPELDTQDRYVYGLTTYGTAQFAGVMAMAARIYEPFDTAYAKELLGYAQKAQQYLEKHPSPEFRLDKDQDSGSGGYGKTGDIEERIWAAAELLKTTGKKEYDLYIKERFANQIAQKSGHISWADSILLGQYAYVTSKQADISLKEKVKAAIVANADSEVEKISKDGYRVALSSDQYGWGSAKDSVAHGNVLLMANALSPKEAYVKGALDQLHYLFGRNATGYSYMTGSGTRMPLYPHNRMIAGTHTYIPGLVVGGPNKYGGDPAIDKIIKDAGEGSVPPAKAYIDITDSYSTNEHAIDYIAPVAFALAYFSKGDIEEAPKTTDGGNQIVNIPKGSLDKNYIGAFGTLEPFHDPSSMITHTLSSDGSLKVEYNLHQGGWLGTSADVGENWIDFSGIALDVKGGTGVSIRVELTDGNGVHYEKMIVDDAKEGKKVKLPFHEFTQRKDYQPDGMDTRKPFSLNPVRSLTISPLSGEGTITFSNLKLWNK; encoded by the coding sequence ATGAGAAAACGGTTTCCAAAAATTTTGTTATCGCTTTCACTAACGTTCGGCGCAATATCTTCGTTGGCGCCCCTTACGATGAAAGCGTCGGAAGCCCAGTGGGTTGGAATGACGGTAAAAGTAGATCAAATAGGATATTTGCTTCATGCCGACAAAGTGGCATTCGTGACCGACACGACGGCTACCGACCAGTTTCACTTGATTAGCCTGGATTCCAATAAGAAGGTATTTAGCGGTAAACTTTCGGCCGCGATAAGTGATGCAAACTCCGGCGACAATGTTAGGACTGCGGATTTCTCCTCGTTCAAGGAGCCCGGGACATACGTGCTGCAGATTGAAGGGGGAGGTGTATCCTATCCGTTTCGCATCGGAGATGATGTATACCGGAGTTCCATGATTCAGGCGATCCGTTCTTATACACTAGGAAGATCCGGGATTGCCATTCGCGACGGATTAACCGGTCTTGCGCATGAAGCGGGTCATACACAGGATAAGCAAGCCATGATGTTTTTCGCGGACGAGTTTCATAAGAAGGGCGATACTGTAGATGTGAGCGGCGGGTGGTATGATGCGGGCGACTACGGGAAGTACATCCCTACCGCTACAGTAAGTACGGCCCAACTTCTGCTTGCCTATGAATTCGCCCCTTCAAAATTTTATAAGGGGCAATTGATGCTGCCCGAAGGCACCTCGAATAACAGCAAACTTCCGGACATTCTCGCCGAAACGAAATTCGAGCTCGAGTGGATGAAGAAGATGCAGCGTGGCGATGGGGCCGTCTATTTCAAGGTAGCGGGCATGAGATGGCCGGGATTTGTAAAGCCTGAATTGGATACCCAGGATCGTTACGTCTACGGACTAACTACTTATGGAACCGCGCAGTTTGCGGGCGTTATGGCGATGGCTGCGCGCATCTATGAACCGTTTGATACGGCTTACGCGAAAGAGCTGCTAGGTTATGCGCAGAAAGCGCAGCAATACTTGGAGAAGCATCCCTCCCCGGAATTCCGCTTGGATAAAGATCAGGACAGCGGTTCGGGAGGTTACGGCAAAACGGGGGACATCGAGGAGCGCATATGGGCCGCAGCAGAGCTGCTAAAGACAACAGGGAAAAAGGAGTACGATCTTTATATCAAGGAGCGTTTTGCGAATCAGATCGCTCAAAAGTCCGGACATATTTCATGGGCGGACAGCATTTTGCTTGGACAATACGCTTATGTGACGAGCAAGCAAGCGGATATATCCCTCAAGGAGAAGGTGAAAGCCGCAATTGTTGCAAATGCCGATTCGGAGGTGGAAAAAATCTCGAAAGACGGCTACCGAGTTGCCTTAAGCTCGGATCAATACGGCTGGGGCTCGGCCAAGGATAGCGTGGCGCACGGCAACGTGCTCCTGATGGCGAATGCATTATCGCCGAAAGAAGCTTATGTAAAAGGTGCGCTGGATCAGCTTCATTATTTGTTCGGCCGAAATGCGACCGGTTACAGCTACATGACCGGTTCTGGCACGAGAATGCCTTTATATCCACATAACCGTATGATAGCCGGAACGCATACCTACATACCGGGACTTGTAGTCGGCGGACCGAATAAATACGGAGGGGACCCTGCTATTGATAAGATCATAAAGGATGCGGGCGAGGGTAGCGTACCTCCCGCCAAGGCTTATATCGACATTACGGATTCTTATTCGACCAATGAACACGCAATCGATTATATCGCTCCGGTGGCATTCGCGCTTGCTTATTTTTCGAAAGGCGATATTGAAGAAGCCCCCAAAACCACAGATGGCGGCAATCAGATCGTTAACATCCCCAAAGGGAGTTTGGATAAAAATTATATCGGCGCATTCGGCACCCTGGAGCCGTTCCATGATCCTTCTTCTATGATCACCCATACGTTATCGTCGGATGGCTCGCTTAAGGTGGAGTATAATCTCCATCAAGGCGGTTGGCTTGGCACTTCCGCAGACGTGGGCGAGAACTGGATAGACTTCAGCGGCATAGCGTTGGATGTTAAAGGCGGCACCGGGGTTTCAATTCGCGTTGAACTGACGGATGGAAACGGCGTTCATTACGAAAAAATGATCGTGGATGACGCTAAGGAAGGCAAGAAGGTAAAGCTGCCGTTTCATGAGTTTACGCAGCGCAAGGATTATCAACCGGACGGGATGGATACGAGAAAACCGTTCTCTTTGAATCCCGTGCGCAGCCTTACCATATCCCCGCTCAGCGGCGAGGGCACGATTACATTCTCTAATTTGAAGCTTTGGAACAAATAA